The Clostridium sp. DL-VIII DNA window CTGCCATAACATCAGGATCTTGCAGAACAGTACCTGTCATATATCCATTTTTTATAAGCTCTAATGATTCTGGTATTGCATCAATTCCAACAACTGGTATAGTTCTTGTATTAGCATCTTTATTATATCCAAACTTTTGCAGTGCTTTTACTGAACCTACAGCCATAGTATCATTATTAGCAATTACAACTTCAATTTTATTGCCATACTGCACCAGCAAACCTTCCATCGCTTCTCTTGCTAAGCTTTCCTCCCAATTGCAAAATACTGAGGCAAGCTGCTCAACTTTTGTTCCCTCATCTTTAATTGTCATAATAGAGTATTTAGTTCTATCATTTGTTCCTGTATTATTCATCCCACCTTGCAATATCACATATTGCATTATTTCATCTTTATTTATGTCTATAGCATTTTTATTTTTATTCCACATATTAGCCAGCATTTGTCCTTGAAGCCTTCCTGCCTGTTCTGAATCAGGTAACACATAATATGCCTTATCATAGGATTTGACAACATTTTCATCTACCTTAAGTATTCGTTTGCTTGCAAAAATCACCGGAATATTTTTATTTTTGATTCGATCAATAACTTCCTTTGGATCATTCACTAAATCCACTAAACTTAATATAAGAACATCAATCTCCTCACTTTCTAATAGTGAATCAAGATTTTGATTTTGTATGTCTTCATTATTTTTGCTATCATAAAAATTAAATTTAATTTTTCCTTTATTTTTATTCTCCAGGTTTTCTAATCTTTCTTTTAATTGAACAACATAAGGATCA harbors:
- a CDS encoding galactose ABC transporter substrate-binding protein, with translation MKLLKKVTISIVVIIMVSITLLEAVTSNRAAPNLTGLINVGVVFYRFDDPYVVQLKERLENLENKNKGKIKFNFYDSKNNEDIQNQNLDSLLESEEIDVLILSLVDLVNDPKEVIDRIKNKNIPVIFASKRILKVDENVVKSYDKAYYVLPDSEQAGRLQGQMLANMWNKNKNAIDINKDEIMQYVILQGGMNNTGTNDRTKYSIMTIKDEGTKVEQLASVFCNWEESLAREAMEGLLVQYGNKIEVVIANNDTMAVGSVKALQKFGYNKDANTRTIPVVGIDAIPESLELIKNGYMTGTVLQDPDVMAEAFFKVIMQLVGGTHFDCSKEYKCDESGRIIRLPFKEHTS